In Spiroplasma floricola 23-6, the DNA window GAACTTAAAGCAACTTCAGATCCATTTAAACTTATAGTTTTTACAATAACTTCAATTATTATTATTCCCACTTTATTAATAGTATTTTTTCTTTATATGTCAATAATAATAACATTAACTTTAATTGAATTTATTAAAAGAGATTCAGAGGTAATGACACTAAAAAATGTAGGTAAATATGGTATGTACGTTTCATTTATTTCATCATTTTTATTTGCATTAATAGGGATTATAATATTTTGTTCAATTGAAAATAATCTTCAAAAGAATTATCAAGGTTTTGAAAAATATGATTCATTCTCTATCATGACTTTTTTAATACATTTATCAAAAGGAACAATTTTTAGTTGAGAAAAAAATGGATTGCTAAATAGTCCAAATATTGTTACAACTGTAAATGTAGCTTTAGTTTTCTTAGTAATTCTATTGCCAATAGCTTTCTTTTGTTTAATAATATTTTCATCATTTTATATTGCAATTTTTGTTGCCAAAAAAGATAGTAGATCTTCAAGATTTTTCAATTGATTAAAAAATATTAGAATTGATTCATTAAAAGAATACATTCAATTAAATCTTAGAAGTCCTTGAATTTGAATATTGTCAATTACTTTTGCATTTACAATAATAATTCCTGGTTTTGTACATCCTTATACAAACGTAACACAAATTTTAATAACTCTAATTAGTATTATAATTATACCAGTTGCATTCTTGCCAATGATAATTGGCTATATTATGGCTAAAAAAATTAAGAGATTTAATTATAATAGATTAATGTTTATTCAGATTTTATTATTAACATTAATAATTTTATTAATTCAATTAAATGCATCAATTTTCTTAAAAGATTATATGTTCAAATTTACTTGACTAAGTGCATTTCTACCACTTGTTACTTGTACTATATCAATGTTTGCAGCATTTGGTTTCATTAAATTTTCAGATAAATAAAATAATACGAATGTGTTATTTTTTTGTTTAAAAATCAAGGAAATGACTTAAAATATAATTGTTAGGAGTCAAAATATGATTTTAAAAAATGCAAAAATAGTGTTAGAAAAAGAAATCATTGAAAATGGATGATTAGAATTAGAGGGTAAAAAAATTAAATCAATTAATCGAGGAAGTACTGATTTAGAGGGTGTTGATTTAAAAAACAATTGATTAATGCCAGGATTTATTGACTGTCATGTTCATGGGGGCTATGGTGTGGATTTTGAAAGCGGGACAATTGAAGCTTTTGAAAAATTCTCAAAAAATGTTGCAATTGAAGGTATTACAAGTTATGTTCAAGGAAGTGTAACAAATTCTAAGGAAAATAATGAAAAGTATCTTCATCAGTTTGCACAATTTATGAAAAAAGAACCAATTGGTTCTAAATGTTTAGGATTACACTTAGAAGGACCTTTTATTTCTAAAGAGAAAAAAGGAGCTCATGAAGTTTCTTTATTGGAAAAACCAAATATTGACTCATTAAAACAACTAATAAAATATTCAAATGACAATATTAGAATTGTAACCTATGCAGCTGATTTACAAGATGGTAGTTTTACAAAATATATGTTAGAAAACAATATTTTACCAAGT includes these proteins:
- the scm1 gene encoding motility-associated protein Scm1, which gives rise to MKHKNTYTIAIVITVLLVTTFIVAGSIYSSIDVTKILENKLSEKNNDSWTNIQGQNFEVLKTTITNPLSLAFFLFGIGGVDELKATSDPFKLIVFTITSIIIIPTLLIVFFLYMSIIITLTLIEFIKRDSEVMTLKNVGKYGMYVSFISSFLFALIGIIIFCSIENNLQKNYQGFEKYDSFSIMTFLIHLSKGTIFSWEKNGLLNSPNIVTTVNVALVFLVILLPIAFFCLIIFSSFYIAIFVAKKDSRSSRFFNWLKNIRIDSLKEYIQLNLRSPWIWILSITFAFTIIIPGFVHPYTNVTQILITLISIIIIPVAFLPMIIGYIMAKKIKRFNYNRLMFIQILLLTLIILLIQLNASIFLKDYMFKFTWLSAFLPLVTCTISMFAAFGFIKFSDK